A DNA window from Argopecten irradians isolate NY chromosome 10, Ai_NY, whole genome shotgun sequence contains the following coding sequences:
- the LOC138333633 gene encoding zinc finger MYND domain-containing protein 15-like isoform X1, which yields MSLNSCLIDLTRVEEDPRYGLTLRELYQIRPELNVKETLNKSNNENFKREYATALYFIMNSCEDCDKVKFIKQTRDPEFSEALKAMKKQCQIASERQLEICKLPVEDTVWLISRVSNQKDPTTRMIVIQDRRSLVVSFTVWDTSDNSLSHQVYLALCTACLYPIVHKPRRPRYLCIRDQDLAKSCVLDVDKLGITCITNPSTSCQNSVHASNNKPVRFRECTVCRFRAEREMFNTCTGCGAMLYCTETCRETDWGKGEGEITLYSHSNWCHRLKAYMEEEEQLVDLPFTFIKETTHPDFGVPQLELFLQNLGLYGQDLWEWVCPLTSGQSVSNAHGSGFFKNYKNPLRFIEEQTTVLNIVSRDDDKTCSQNPATELNQTEHSGPKIDKLQNNFLNPCSNAPLNNWVSYYRYRGLSPDSPVAALLQWPLTLYFILTNCFSKDYGCKMTKDRPIILDILGVEQEVDLYPVFQELSHLLPGHDFVINMFGKNISKVVDRCVKVIGRVKVKVYRRLYHNYSHRWQPDLVVGFNAGLAAYPSWKDTILKLKADRTPTYFTDYCHYSADLGRKVVREGCGLDTSTPSINPFRSPLRRVCDQHLLPWFSNAFIFHLIYTSNKQS from the exons ATGTCTCTCAATTCCTGTTTAATTGATTTGACTCGTGTGGAGGAAGATCCAAGATATGGCCTTACCTTGAGAGAACTTTATCAGATTCGTCCAGAACTCAATGTAAAGGAAACacttaataaatcaaat AATGAAAATTTCAAGAGAGAGTATGCTACTGCCCTGTATTTCATCATGAATTCCTGTGAGGATTGTGATAAagtaaaatttatcaaacagaCGAGAGACCCTGAATTTTCCGAGGCGTTGAAGGCTATGAAAAAGCAATGTCAGATTGCCAGTGAAAGACAActtgaaatatgtaaattacCTGTGGAGGATACAGTTTGGTTAATAAGTAGAGTTTCAAACCAGAAAG ATCCTACAACAAGGATGATAGTGATACAGGACCGCCGTTCCCTGGTTGTCAGTTTTACTGTGTGGGACACATCAGACAACAGTTTATCACACCAAGTCTATCTAGCCCTGTGTACGGCCTGTTTGTACCCTATAGTACACAAGCCTCGCCGACCTCGATATTTGTGTATCAGAGACCAAGACCTAGCCAA GAGCTGTGTGTTGGATGTTGATAAATTAGGTAttacctgtattacaaaccCATCAACATCCTGTCAGAATTCTGTTCACGCTAGTAACAACAAACCTGTACGGTTCAGGGAGTGTACTGTCTGTCGATTCAGGGCTGAGAGGGAGATGTTCAACACATG TACTGGGTGTGGAGCCATGCTATATTGTACAGAGACCTGCCGTGAGACAGACTGGGGCAAGGGAGAAGGAGAAATAACCTTATATAGTCACTCAAATTGGTGTCACAGACTTAAGGCTTATATGGAAGAGGAAGAGCAGCTTGTAGATCTACCATTTACTTTTATAAAAG AGACAACTCATCCTGACTTCGGTGTCCCACAGTTGGAATTGTTCCTACAGAATCTTGGGTTATATGGACAGGATTTGTGGGAGTGGGTGTGTCCACTTACTTCAGGCCAGTCAGTCTCCAATGCACACG GTTCTGGCTTCTTCAAGAATTATAAGAATCCATTGAGGTTCATAGAGGAGCAAACAACAGTATTGAATATAGTGTCTAGAGACGATGATAAAACCTGTTCACAGAATCCTGCTACAGAGTTAAATCAAACTGAACATTCTGGCCCCAAAATCGACAAACTACAGAATAACTTTTTAAATCCATGTTCTAATGCGCCGCTCAATAATTGGGTGTCCTACTACAGATATCGAGGACTTAGTCCAGATTCTCCTGTCGCAGCACTTCTCCAGTGGCCGTTAACTCTGTACTTTATTCTGACAAACTGCTTTTCCAAAGATT ATGGTTGTAAAATGACTAAGGACAGACCTATCATTTTAGACATTCTGGGAGTGGAACAAGAGGTAGACTTGTATCCAGTGTTTCAG GAACTAAGCCATCTATTGCCTGGCCATGACTTTGTCATCAACATGTTTGGGAAGAATATCAGTAAGGTTGTTGACAGATGTGTGAAGGTCATTGGAagagtgaaggtcaaggtttaCAGACGTCTGTATCACAACTACTCACATCGCTGGCAACCAGACCTTGTTGTTG GTTTTAATGCTGGACTTGCAGCCTATCCATCATGGAAAGATACCATTCTCAAGCTTAAG GCTGACCGCACGCCGACATACTTCACCGACTACTGCCACTACAGTGCCGATCTGGGTCGGAAGGTGGTGAGGGAGGGGTGTGGTCTGGATACTTCCACACCCTCTATAAACCCGTTCAGGAGTCCACTCAGGCGTGTCTGTGACCAGCACCTCCTACCTTGGTTCAGTAACGCTTTCATATTCCATCTCATATACACATCCAATAAACAGAGCTAG
- the LOC138333633 gene encoding zinc finger MYND domain-containing protein 15-like isoform X2 — MSLNSCLIDLTRVEEDPRYGLTLRELYQIRPELNVKETLNKSNNENFKREYATALYFIMNSCEDCDKVKFIKQTRDPEFSEALKAMKKQCQIASERQLEICKLPVEDTVWLISRVSNQKDPTTRMIVIQDRRSLVVSFTVWDTSDNSLSHQVYLALCTACLYPIVHKPRRPRYLCIRDQDLAKSCVLDVDKLGITCITNPSTSCQNSVHASNNKPVRFRECTVCRFRAEREMFNTCTGCGAMLYCTETCRETDWGKGEGEITLYSHSNWCHRLKAYMEEEEQLVDLPFTFIKETTHPDFGVPQLELFLQNLGLYGQDLWEWVCPLTSGQSVSNAHGSGFFKNYKNPLRFIEEQTTVLNIVSRDDDKTCSQNPATELNQTEHSGPKIDKLQNNFLNPCSNAPLNNWVSYYRYRGLSPDSPVAALLQWPLTLYFILTNCFSKDYILGVEQEVDLYPVFQELSHLLPGHDFVINMFGKNISKVVDRCVKVIGRVKVKVYRRLYHNYSHRWQPDLVVGFNAGLAAYPSWKDTILKLKADRTPTYFTDYCHYSADLGRKVVREGCGLDTSTPSINPFRSPLRRVCDQHLLPWFSNAFIFHLIYTSNKQS, encoded by the exons ATGTCTCTCAATTCCTGTTTAATTGATTTGACTCGTGTGGAGGAAGATCCAAGATATGGCCTTACCTTGAGAGAACTTTATCAGATTCGTCCAGAACTCAATGTAAAGGAAACacttaataaatcaaat AATGAAAATTTCAAGAGAGAGTATGCTACTGCCCTGTATTTCATCATGAATTCCTGTGAGGATTGTGATAAagtaaaatttatcaaacagaCGAGAGACCCTGAATTTTCCGAGGCGTTGAAGGCTATGAAAAAGCAATGTCAGATTGCCAGTGAAAGACAActtgaaatatgtaaattacCTGTGGAGGATACAGTTTGGTTAATAAGTAGAGTTTCAAACCAGAAAG ATCCTACAACAAGGATGATAGTGATACAGGACCGCCGTTCCCTGGTTGTCAGTTTTACTGTGTGGGACACATCAGACAACAGTTTATCACACCAAGTCTATCTAGCCCTGTGTACGGCCTGTTTGTACCCTATAGTACACAAGCCTCGCCGACCTCGATATTTGTGTATCAGAGACCAAGACCTAGCCAA GAGCTGTGTGTTGGATGTTGATAAATTAGGTAttacctgtattacaaaccCATCAACATCCTGTCAGAATTCTGTTCACGCTAGTAACAACAAACCTGTACGGTTCAGGGAGTGTACTGTCTGTCGATTCAGGGCTGAGAGGGAGATGTTCAACACATG TACTGGGTGTGGAGCCATGCTATATTGTACAGAGACCTGCCGTGAGACAGACTGGGGCAAGGGAGAAGGAGAAATAACCTTATATAGTCACTCAAATTGGTGTCACAGACTTAAGGCTTATATGGAAGAGGAAGAGCAGCTTGTAGATCTACCATTTACTTTTATAAAAG AGACAACTCATCCTGACTTCGGTGTCCCACAGTTGGAATTGTTCCTACAGAATCTTGGGTTATATGGACAGGATTTGTGGGAGTGGGTGTGTCCACTTACTTCAGGCCAGTCAGTCTCCAATGCACACG GTTCTGGCTTCTTCAAGAATTATAAGAATCCATTGAGGTTCATAGAGGAGCAAACAACAGTATTGAATATAGTGTCTAGAGACGATGATAAAACCTGTTCACAGAATCCTGCTACAGAGTTAAATCAAACTGAACATTCTGGCCCCAAAATCGACAAACTACAGAATAACTTTTTAAATCCATGTTCTAATGCGCCGCTCAATAATTGGGTGTCCTACTACAGATATCGAGGACTTAGTCCAGATTCTCCTGTCGCAGCACTTCTCCAGTGGCCGTTAACTCTGTACTTTATTCTGACAAACTGCTTTTCCAAAGATT ACATTCTGGGAGTGGAACAAGAGGTAGACTTGTATCCAGTGTTTCAG GAACTAAGCCATCTATTGCCTGGCCATGACTTTGTCATCAACATGTTTGGGAAGAATATCAGTAAGGTTGTTGACAGATGTGTGAAGGTCATTGGAagagtgaaggtcaaggtttaCAGACGTCTGTATCACAACTACTCACATCGCTGGCAACCAGACCTTGTTGTTG GTTTTAATGCTGGACTTGCAGCCTATCCATCATGGAAAGATACCATTCTCAAGCTTAAG GCTGACCGCACGCCGACATACTTCACCGACTACTGCCACTACAGTGCCGATCTGGGTCGGAAGGTGGTGAGGGAGGGGTGTGGTCTGGATACTTCCACACCCTCTATAAACCCGTTCAGGAGTCCACTCAGGCGTGTCTGTGACCAGCACCTCCTACCTTGGTTCAGTAACGCTTTCATATTCCATCTCATATACACATCCAATAAACAGAGCTAG
- the LOC138333634 gene encoding putative ammonium transporter 3 → MTMSDSNVTTVPSDAAEVEITWDDATWILTSSFIIFTMQSGFGLLEAGAVTNKNEVNIMVKNAADVIFGGLTYWAFGFGLSFGQDKGANLFCGVGYFFVDADDDQMGVIFSTFVFQLSFATTATTIVSGAMAERTKLTSYIIFSCVNTVVYCIPAHWLWDDIGFLRKLGVIDIAGSGGVHLIGGSSAFVAAVMLKPRSGRYDHGTESLPMGNPVNSLLGTFMLWWGWLGFNCGSTFGISGGKWKLAAKSAIVTLLGSIGGGVVGITTSFITRKGKFEIDYIVNSILGGLVAITAACAIIRPWEALIAGAIGGFIAIYTPKLINRIRVDDPVDAVSIHGVVGIWGLLVVGIFTENDMLENLTLGRSGVIHGGGFYLLGVQVLAAITLTVWAAICTFLLLMPIKLTLGLRLSEHEEFLGADYVEHNIKHKETNIIFSRPSTARNRQAASRHRLNRLNSIVCDKVSTSGASRAVLEAQTSVSDVIAVTDFTDESIEYVENTTVVSNNSKPKQHCPRNKPRISFLCCKQTNRKLVINS, encoded by the exons GGTTTGGTTTGCTTGAGGCCGGAGCAGTGACCAATAAGAATGAGGTTAACATAATGGTGAAGAACGCCGCTGACGTCATCTTTGGTGGTTTGACGTATTGGGCATTCGGATTTGGTCTCAGCTTCGGACAGGACAAGGGTGCCAATCTGTTTTGTGGTGTGGGGTACTTCTTCGTCGATGCAGACGATGATCAAATGGGAGTtatattttctacatttgtGTTTCAACTTTCCTTTGCCACAACTGCCACCACAATCGTATCCGGAGCAATGGCGGAAAGAACAAAACTCACGTCATATATCATATTTAGTTGTGTTAATACCGTGGTATATTGTATTCCTGCGCATTGGCTATGGGATGATATTGGCTTTCTGCGCAAACTCGGTGTCATAGATATTGCTGGTTCCGGCGGTGTACACCTTATCGGAGGTAGTTCCGCGTTTGTGGCAGCGGTCATGTTAAAACCAAGATCAGGGCGATATGACCATGGGACCGAATCACTTCCTATGGGAAATCCTGTCAACTCACTGCTTGGAACTTTTATGTTGTG GTGGGGCTGGCTTGGCTTTAACTGTGGCAGCACATTTGGCATATCAGGTGGAAAATGGAAACTGGCTGCCAA AAGTGCCATTGTGACACTACTAGGATCAATCGGTGGAGGCGTGGTCGGTATCACTACCAG CTTCATTACAAGAAAGGGGAAATTTGAAATTGattacattgtaaacagtatTCTCGGAGGCCTAGTGGCGATTACAG CTGCCTGCGCTATTATCAGACCGTGGGAAGCGCTGATAGCCGGAGCCATTGGCGGATTCATAGCCATCTACACACCAAAACTGATCAACAGGATAAGAGTGGATGATCCTGTGGACGCCGTGTCTATCCATGGTGTTGTCGGAATTTGG GGTTTGTTGGTAGTAGGGATATTCACAGAAAACGATATGCTTGAGAACCTGACGCTCGGACGGAGTGGTGTCATACACGGAGGCGGATTTTACCTGTTAGGTGTACAGGTATTAGCCGCCATTACACTCACGGTCTGGGCAGCTATCTGTACATTTCTTCTTCTCATG CCTATAAAATTGACACTCGGACTCCGCTTATCGGAACACGAGGAGTTCCTTGGTGCGGATTATGTAGAACATAATATAAAGCACAAGGAGACCAACATCATCTTCTCACGCCCATCTACCGCTCGTAACCGCCAAGCAGCCAGCAGACATCGCCTAAATCGCCTAAATAGCATCGTCTGTGATAAGGTATCAACCAGTGGGGCTAGCAGAGCGGTCCTTGAAGCGCAGACGTCCGTTTCAGATGTAATAGCAGTCACTGATTTCACTGATGAAAGCATCGAATACGTCGAAAATACGACAGTTGTGTCAAATAACAGTAAACCCAAACAGCACTGCCCCCGGAACAAACCAAGGATTTCTTTCTTGTGTTGCAAGCAGACAAATCGGAAGTTAGTTATCAATTCATAG